Genomic DNA from Coffea arabica cultivar ET-39 chromosome 7e, Coffea Arabica ET-39 HiFi, whole genome shotgun sequence:
GCTAACTTGGCTCAAGAGTGAGAAGCACTTCAAAACTGCGGAGCACCAGTTTTATAACATTCATGGACTTATCACTGGTAGCAGGTAAGATAAACAGATCGATCATGTCTAAAACATATATTATAACATTTAAGGTGAAAATCAAAACTACATTCCTCAATTTTGAAATCCGACAAAGCAGCAATATTGAGAGTTCGAAGTCTTGAACTTCTCGGATAGGAGAAGCTGCAAAGTCTGTTATTGTCACAGATCGGGTTGTGGTGCCGGAGCATGGAGCAGATGTTGGGCCGCAGACTTCGACTTTGAATCCACTTGAGGATGGGGAATTCACTGATCCGGAGTCTGAGAATGACTATTCCATTCAACCAACTAATGGCGCATTCACAGAGGCTGCATCAGAAGAGAAGGCGATGGAGGCTGGCGACTCCTCACAGCAAGGTAATGGAATTACGTCTGATGTGGCAAACGGTGCGCTCGCGAAGGTAGACCAAGTTCATGACTCACGTGATATGGTGTCAGTTGGAGACACACCCTTGTgggtacaagtacaagaacagGAACAAAATCCTCTATGCCTCAAAATACACGGTTTAAAGATGTGCCACAATTTAAAGATGTGTTCGAAGAGTTTAAATGGGAGAGATTACATGGTAAGATCCCCCTCGTATATCAAAAGCCATTTCTTCATTCAAGTACAACATGCAATGATgacaaaaatgaagaagaagaagatgattcACAACGCGATAAAGACAAAGACCAAGACCAGAAACTAGTTCACGAACAATTTACCCAAGTGATTTCAAAGAAAGCGAGGAAGCAGCAAAAAGGTAAAACAATGCAAACACGTCAAGATGTTAAATCAAACTCCCACGTTCACTCACAATCCCACAAATGTGGGGCACCTTCATGTGGATGATTTTGTTCGATTCATCTGTTATGTGTTTAGATTCGCAGATTTTTCTATATGTGCGTATTATTGTTGTCTTTAGCTCTTCCTTTTACTTTAACAGAGGTCAGGTTTGGTCCCCTCTAATTCGCTGTACTCTTTTCggatattaataaattaagggaTGACatcccttaaaaaaaaaaaaaaagctcattTTTTATCATTGTAATCAGCTTAAGACTACATCTGTGAGATGTTAAAAGCATAGAATCTAGTTCCatcatgaagaaaaatgaatctATCAAAGAGGTAAGATGCAGAGTAATGTTCTAAACTGTAAACGCAGTTGATGATATATGTGCTATTTAAGATGATTTAAAGGTCTTTATTTATGTATACAAAACTGGAAATAAAGTTGAGTTACAAGGTACTTTTCTGGTACAGGTGAAAACATGATGATTCCAACGTATCAAATTTAGCTAATTATTTGATTCGTCTACTTTGCCAGGGATGCTGCACTATGCTCCCATGTGAATAATGCAGCGCAGGCCCGCTCCTTTGAGCATGTACTCAAATGCCTTGTTGATCTCTGAGAAAGGCACTTCATGGGTGATAAACTTCTCAAGTTCAAGCTCCTGTATTTATTAAAAACCACCATTCTGTTAGGAACATAGACTCTCTATGGCAATTTGATGCAATTCATATTCCCATCAATTCACACAAAAACTAATCTTATCTGCTGCAGTAACAGACTCAAGAATTAGTTCAATGAAGAGAAGATAGTCTAAGAGGTTTCTAAAGAATGAAGTGCAAACAGATTATTATGCCAATTCCTTGTATATAAGACTAGAAGCATATACTGCTTGTCGAAGGATGAAGTACATATTTGGGGGAATGTCGTGTCAGTGCAACTGGCTAATTGATGTACACAAATCGGTACATAACTTCCTTCTCCATAAAGATGCTTCACATAACAGCCTATCAGTTTTGGACCCAAGAGAAATCAGCTTACCTTATTCATGTACTTCTCAACCACCGAAGGAAGGTCAGTGCGCGGTTTATAATTGCCAAAAAATGTTCCCTTGAGTGTCTTCTCATTCAGGACATTGATTGGATGAGTTCTGAATGCGTCATCCTTATTTGGTACTCCAACAAGTACAGCAACACCCCATCCCTGCAACGTCATTATTCAGTATATTCAGACTTTAAAATGACTAATTATCGCATTCAAATCTCATATTAGGTTAGCCACTACGTTTCTTAAAACAAAGTAAAGAGTAAGGAGATTACATCATGAACACACTCAAATGCAGAGATCATTGCATTGATACTTCCAGTACATTCAATACTGCGGTCTACACCCCCATCTGTTATCTCTGCAAGAACCTGAAGACAAATTGTTCAAGGCATCATGAGCTGAATATCCATTGTCAGGTATAAATTGCCTCAGAAACAAGAAATACCTCTTGCACAGGCTTGTTGTAGTCCTTTGGGTTCACAAACTCCGTTACACCAAATTTCTTGGCTGGTTACAGAAAAATGAGAACAGACAGAAAGCAATTAAAAGTAAGCctagttttctttcttatttagtTTCTTTTGTGATTTAGGAACTCTATAGCAGAAGCAAGTATGAACATATGGAAATGTGTATTATAAGGGCTTGTTGTGTACCTTCTTCAAATCGGTTGGAGTTCAAATCAACCCCAATGATTCTTGATGCACCAGCAATTCGAGCTCCTTCAGCAGCCTATCATAGAAAAGTAATAGCATGAAATTTCCTGGAAGCAGCAGCCATAGTACAATAGTActcggtataaaattcatatgCAGAACAGATTCTTACAGCAAGACCAACAGCTCCTAGTCCAAAAATTGCAACTGTTGAGCCCTTCGGTGGCTTTGCAACATTCAAGGTAGCACCAAGACCTGTGCCCATAATATACGATGCCCATGTTATTGTAGGAATGAAAGGTTGAATCTAAAAGGACATCAAGTTATGGATTTTCAAACAAATTTCCAACCCGTGGAGATTCCACAGCTGAGAACACAAACTTTATCAAGTGGAGCTTCAGGATTGATCTTTGCAACACAGCCAACATGTACCACAGTGTATTCACTGAAAGTGGAAGTTCCAACAAAATGATAAATTGGTTTCCCGTTTATTGAAAATCTTGATTTCCCATCATTAAGCATCACTCCTCTATCAGTGTTGATCCTGAGGAGGTCACACATATTGCTCTCCTCTGACTTGCAGTGTCTGCATTCCTTACACTCTCCTGTGAATACAGGAAGCACATGATCACCAGGTTTGAGTTCCGTCACACCCTCACCAACACTTTCCACtatcctgaaaaaaaaaaaattcgtaaAGCACAAGTTGATTTGGCTTATGCCATCCAAGAACATTCTAAATTAGCAGTCAATCCAAGACAAATTATTCTCATACCCTGCAGCCTCATGACCAAATATTCTAGGAAACACTGGGGTCTGCCCCTGCACATTGACAACAATAATCTTGTTAAAACtggcaaatatttgtttttagGTGCATGTACAACAAATTATTCTCATGTCATTAGAACCTTTGCTTCCCAGAAGTAAACATCAGTATGGCAAAGGGAAGTGAAGAGGATCTTCAGGCGAACTTCCATTGCCTGGGGTGGTGCAACCTCAACTTCCTCAATTACCAGTGGCTTCCCTGGTCCCCATGCCACAGCAGCTGCAAATTGCAACAACAAAGTTagacaaaatttttttcaaaaccaaacagtTGTTCACAACTCAGTCAAGTTGGTTAAGGCATGTTAAGATTACTTTCCGCATTCATTAGCCAACGAAAAATCAGAGTTTTATGGTGTTCAATGTCGACACATCTAAAACaagggaaatgatttgaaatggAAGTACCTTTGCAGCGTATCACTTGACCTTCAGTACTGGAGCAAGTAGACATCTTGAATATTCTGAAAACTTTTCTCGTGATCAAATTGAAACTTAGGCAGATGGTTTTGTTGTGGAGAAAGAGTTTGTTGAAGGTGGATATATATAGCAGTGGTAGTACAAGTTAAATGCAAGaggtttcatttttatttttatcctttttccCCTTGGCTTCTAAAGAAAACCAGGATTGCTTCTGCAGTATTGGAAAGCAGAAGAGAAAGCTGCAAACAGATGCTGCCTTGGTTTATATTTTCCGGTTTCTGAAACCAGTTGACTTTTTCCCTTAAACcatccaaaaagaaaagattaaaaaaaaatagtagttGACATTGCCAGGTACAGATTCTGAAAAAACAATATTTTTGAGACTAGCAAAACTTGAGGTTTGGCATACAGTTTGTCCAATTAGGaaaaagaaaccaagaaaacgaTGTAGTGTCCAAATCCGTTATTAAAAACTATAAAAAGTtaagagaaaagaaagcaagCTGGTCTCAAGTTGTTATATTTTATTACTGGCATCAATAAATAATTCTTGGTTGATTTGACGAGAAATGAAGATGCTAAATCCATGGTTTTAGGAAATGGGAAACCAGATTTGATCAGTTGTTTTAGTTTTGCAAATCCAAGTTCCCAGGATTCTTTTCTgtggcaaagaaaaaaaaatggaaaagaagtaACTAACAGTTGTCTATTAGTTCTTTATCAACTGTATCTGATTGGTTGATTTATGAACAAATGGACCAAATCATTTAGCACTGATCGACAAATAATATTGTAGGCTTTGGTAAGAGCCCTTGATGGACAAATACCTGATCCCAATTGGTGGTGAGAACATATTTTTCATTCGCTTTTATTTCCAAAGGTATCAAAGGCTACAAATAAGacttataaaattaatataGATACATGAATTGAATACTTTGGATACATGAATTTAACAGTTTTATATGAACGAACTACGAGAAGATACATGAATATATCAATCAACCTTATAAGGGAATGGATATTCTAATATATCTCTTAGAGAATGAATAGACATCCATACTTATCATTTCATTAATTTTATAACAGAATGttcatattattttaatttttatcatATGTGGTGAACTAAAAGATATTTTCCCAAATGTGACGAATTGGCTCTTGTTTTCTTCTAGTTGAATTTTTATAACTTGCAGTCATTTTTCTCATTAGACTTTTATGAAACTAAATTTGAAGACTTGGTATTTGATTTTCTCAATTTCATATTGTAAATAAATCATTTGTAATATAGGGAATGTCCATTCTAGTAATGTTCGAATTCaaaatagggataattttagaaaccttccctgaggttcctaacaatttcactgagctcccttgagatttaaaaaattacacatacctcccttgtcatttaaaataacaattttacccttaaatattttaatgaaattcctttatttggtatgcttatacttagaaggagttttaaaattattttttcattattttttcttcttattccttttttttaattttttgtcaataaaactGTAGAACTACCACTATTGCTTCTAGTTTCTATTGTAACCAAATGCcgaactagtgatttttttgacaagttaattttatatgtaatccaatgtttttgtctatatttgttttctattttttggtactaaaattaacaataaataaaaaataaatggctccaaatcactaccaaattatgataatcccactatccaaaaaattcataaaatttaaataaattatttcaacattttcttttctatcttataaatataaatccataataaaGCATCATCAAAAGTATCTTATCATAGtgataaatttattattatagttgtttatcaaatagtagatATGAACATAAAAAATTTGGCACCTTTTCATTATAATTAtactagataatcttataattgtatagaaaaataaattaaaactcatta
This window encodes:
- the LOC113702191 gene encoding alcohol dehydrogenase 1-like, giving the protein MSTCSSTEGQVIRCKAAVAWGPGKPLVIEEVEVAPPQAMEVRLKILFTSLCHTDVYFWEAKGQTPVFPRIFGHEAAGIVESVGEGVTELKPGDHVLPVFTGECKECRHCKSEESNMCDLLRINTDRGVMLNDGKSRFSINGKPIYHFVGTSTFSEYTVVHVGCVAKINPEAPLDKVCVLSCGISTGLGATLNVAKPPKGSTVAIFGLGAVGLAAAEGARIAGASRIIGVDLNSNRFEEAKKFGVTEFVNPKDYNKPVQEVLAEITDGGVDRSIECTGSINAMISAFECVHDGWGVAVLVGVPNKDDAFRTHPINVLNEKTLKGTFFGNYKPRTDLPSVVEKYMNKELELEKFITHEVPFSEINKAFEYMLKGAGLRCIIHMGA